The sequence ATCGAGGTGATCTACGATGACTCGATGACCGGCCGTACCGAGACAGTCTCGTGCGATGCCGTGATGGAGTTTACTGCCGATCAAAATCTCATTGCGTCCAGTGTTAGCCCGCTGGTTCAGCGCGAAATAGAGGTCGCGGAGGCGTCCAGGAACCTCGAGAAGACTGTTATGGGTATGCGCACCCAGCAGATAGCTCCCGGTGAGGCTGTCCATGAGCTTGAGAAGACCAGGATGCTCCTTGCGCAGCAGGGCAGGACCATGCAGGCTCAGGAGATCCAGCAGGCCATTGACTCCATCAAACAGGGCTCCGGCGCAGAAAAGACTCTCGTCGGCACAATCATCAATCTCGACCGGGGGAAAACGAAATGAACGAGACAATGAGCTTTGATCAAAACAAAACTCAGATTGCTGGCGCAACTCAGATGGTGATGGAACCGAAAGCCGATGCCACTCAGTTTGCCGCGAATGTGACCTGCCCCGTATGCGAGACTCCAAACCCGCCCTCTGAGACATACTGCATAGACTGCGGTTTTATGCTCAGCGCAGCGCCTGTAGCTGTCGAGGATATGCCAAAGCCGGAGGATGTCGGCAAGCTTTTGACGCCGGACGGCACACGTGAGTTTATCCTCAAGTCTGGTGAGAACAGTATCGGGCGCGAGAATGCGGATATATTGCTCACTCATAATACCGTATCGCGCAGGCACGCGAAGATTACCGTGCAGGACGAACATGTCAGCGTGACTGATCTGGGCAGCACGAATGGGTCCTTCGTCGACGGCAAGAGATTGACCGGTGATGAGAGCGCCGAGCTTAATGACGGCGCAGAATTGATGTTCGGAAGCGTGACGGTAAAATATCAGGCTCCCCTGGCTCCTATTGA is a genomic window of Armatimonadota bacterium containing:
- a CDS encoding FHA domain-containing protein, which encodes MNETMSFDQNKTQIAGATQMVMEPKADATQFAANVTCPVCETPNPPSETYCIDCGFMLSAAPVAVEDMPKPEDVGKLLTPDGTREFILKSGENSIGRENADILLTHNTVSRRHAKITVQDEHVSVTDLGSTNGSFVDGKRLTGDESAELNDGAELMFGSVTVKYQAPLAPIEEAVEEVVAEPSEETDQQSVETPVESEAEPAVEPEAEAEVESTEEKPAPAGMLIAKDESMKFEIAQGTNTIGRRDGDNSIAISDPYISGRHANLMAENGLFSIIDVGSTNGTCVNGVRLEPNQPKDILEGDEITIGQKVFRIEVA